A window of Macrotis lagotis isolate mMagLag1 chromosome X, bilby.v1.9.chrom.fasta, whole genome shotgun sequence contains these coding sequences:
- the KCNS2 gene encoding delayed-rectifier potassium channel regulatory subunit KCNS2, translated as MTGQSLSDLSEANFEDSEISVNVGGFKKKLRSHTLMRFPETRLGRLLHCRSKESILELCDDYDDAQNEFYFDRNPELFPYVLHFYNTGKLHVMGELCVFSFSQEIEYWGINEFFIDSCCSYSYHGRKMEPDQEKWDEQSDQESTTSSFDEILAFYNDASKFDGQPLGNLRRQLWLALDNPGYSILSRVFSILSIMVVLGSIVTMCLNSLPDFLIPDSQGNPEEDPRFEIVEHFGIAWFTFELVARFAVAPEFFKFFKNALNLIDLMSIIPFYITLVVNLVVESSPTLANLGRVAQVLRLMRIFRILKLARHSTGLRSLGATLKYSYKEVGLLLLYLSVGISIFSVVAYTIEKEENEGLTTIPACWWWATVSMTTVGYGDVVPGTTAGKLTASACILAGILVVVLPITLIFNKFSHFYRRQKQLESAMRSCDFGDGMKEVPSVNLRDYYAHKVKSLMASLTNMSRSSPSELSLNDSLH; from the coding sequence ATGACTGGCCAGAGCCTGTCGGATTTGTCCGAAGCCAACTTCGAGGATAGTGAGATCAGCGTCAACGTTGGGGGTTTCAAGAAAAAGCTGCGCTCCCACACGCTGATGCGCTTCCCTGAGACTCGGTTAGGGCGACTCCTGCACTGCCGCTCCAAGGAGTCCATTCTGGAGTTGTGTGATGACTATGACGACGCGCAGAACGAGTTCTACTTTGACAGGAACCCGGAGCTCTTTCCCTACGTCCTGCACTTCTATAACACAGGCAAACTACACGTGATGGGGGAGCTCTGCGTTTTTTCCTTTAGCCAAGAGATAGAGTACTGGGGGATCAATGAGTTCTTCATCGACTCCTGCTGCAGTTACAGCTATCACGGAAGAAAGATGGAGCCTGACCAAGAGAAGTGGGATGAGCAAAGTGACCAGGAGAGCACTACCTCCTCCTTCGATGAGATCTTGGCTTTCTACAACGATGCGTCCAAGTTTGATGGACAGCCTTTGGGCAACCTCCGAAGACAGCTATGGTTGGCCCTGGATAACCCAGGCTATTCCATTCTGAGCAGGgtattcagcattctttccatcaTGGTGGTACTAGGCTCCATTGTCACCATGTGCCTCAACAGCCTTCCTGACTTTCTGATCCCCGATAGCCAAGGCAACCCAGAGGAAGATCCCAGATTTGAAATTGTGGAACACTTTGGGATTGCCTGGTTTACCTTTGAGCTAGTGGCCAGGTTTGCTGTGGCCCCAGAGTTCTTCAAATTTTTTAAGAATGCGCTGAACTTAATTGATCTCATGTCCATCATCCCCTTCTACATCACCCTGGTGGTCAATCTGGTGGTGGAGAGCTCTCCCACCTTGGCCAATTTAGGCAGGGTAGCTCAAGTCCTCAGGCTCATGAGGATTTTCCGCATCCTAAAACTGGCCAGACATTCAACTGGTCTTCGGTCTCTGGGGGCAACCTTAAAATATAGCTACAAAGAGGTTGGGCTCCTCTTGCTTTATCTTTCAGTGGGCATATCAATATTCTCTGTAGTGGCTTACAccattgagaaagaagaaaatgagggtcTGACTACAATCCCTGCCTGCTGGTGGTGGGCAACTGTAAGCATGACAACTGTAGGCTATGGTGATGTTGTTCCAGGGACCACCGCTGGAAAGCTGACAGCCTCAGCTTGTATCCTTGCTGGCATTCTTGTGGTGGTGCTGCCAATAACTTTGATCTTCaataaattttcacatttttataggCGACAAAAACAACTTGAAAGTGCCATGCGCAGCTGTGATTTTGGAGATGGAATGAAAGAGGTTCCTTCGGTCAACCTAAGGGACTACTATGCCCACAAAGTTAAGTCACTGATGGCAAGTCTTACCAACATGAGCAGGAGCTCACCAAGTGAACTAAGCTTAAATGATTCCCTACATTAG